From the genome of Pseudonocardia sp. EC080619-01:
GCGGCGCGGGTCTCCGGGGTGAAGTACACGACGTCGTGCACCGGTTCGAGGCGTTCCCACAGCGCACGCGCGGCCGGCACCGGCCCGGGAGGTGGCGTCACCGGCGCACCGTAACCCGTGTGCGGCGCCGGTGGCGCGCACGCCGCCGGGCCCGCACACCACGCGGGTGTGCGGGCCCGGACGGGCTCCCCTGCTCGGCGGTCAGGAGAGGTGGTGCCGCTCCTGCAGCGCGTAGACCGGCGTGGAGATGCCCTCCTGCCGCGCCTTGAGCTGCAGTGCGAGGTACAGCGAGTAGAACCGGCTCTGGTGCAGGTTGCCGCCGTGGAACCAGAGGTTCTGCTGCTGGGTGGGCTTCCACATGTTGCGCTGCTCGCCCTCCCACGGGCCCGGGTCCTTGGTGGTGTCGGAGCCGAGACCCCACACCTTCCCGACCTTGTCCGCGACGTCCTGGCCGACGATGTCGGCGGCGAGCCCGTTCATCGACCGGTAGCCGGTGGCGAAGACGACGAGGTCCGCGTCGAGCTCGACCGTGGCTCCGTCCGATCCGGTCAGGCGCACGCCCTTCTCGGTGAACTCCTGCATCTGGCCGCGGACCAGCTTCACCTTGCCGTCGGCGACGAGCTCGGCCGCGCCGACGTCGATGTAGTAGCCCGAGCCCCGGCGCAGGTACTTCATGAACAGGCCGGAGTCGTCGTCGCCGAAGTCCAGCTCGAACCCGGCGTCGGTCAGCCGCTGGTAGAAGTCGGCGTCGACCTCGCGGGCCTTGTCGTAGGCCGGCTTCTGGAACTGCGCCATGATCCGGTACGGCAGCGACGCGAAGATCATGTCCGCGGTGTAGGTGTCGACACCGGCCTTGACCGCGCGCTCGGAGTACAGGTCACCGAGGCCGTACTCCATCAGCGTGTCGGACTTGATGATGTGGGTCGAGGACCGCTGCACCATCGTGACGTCGGCGCCGACCTCCCAGAGGGCGCCGCAGATGTCGAAGGCCGAGTTGTTCGACCCGATGACGACGACCTTCTTGCCCTGGTAGGCGTCCGGCCCGGGGTGCTGCGAGGAGTGCTGCACCTCGCCGCGGAACTGCTCCCGGCCCGGGAAGTCCGGCACGTTCGGCTTGCCGGAGACCCCCAGCGCGACGACGACCTGGCGCGGGCGGAGGGTGACCTCCTCGCCCGCCCGGTCGACCACGACGGTCCAGCGACCGGTGGCCTCGTCGAACTCGGCGGACCGCGCGGTCGTGGAGCCCCAGTAGTTGAGCTCCATGATCCGCGTGTAGAACTCGAGCCAGTCGCCGATCTTGTCCTTCGGGGCGAAGACCGGCCAGTTGTCCGGGAACTTCAGGTACGGCAGGTGGTCGTACCAGACCGGGTCGTGCAGGGCGAGGCTCTTGTAGCGCCTGCGCCAGGAGTCGCCGGGGCGCTCGTTGCGCTCGACGATGATCGTCGGGACGCCGAGCTGCCGGAGCCGGGCACCCAGCGCGATGCCGCCCTGGCCACCACCGATGATCACGACCTCGGGGTCGCGGGTGCGGCCCAGCTCGGACAGCTCCTCCTCGCGCCGCTCCTTCCACGTGACCCGGTCCGGGTTGGCGCCGTGCTCGGTGCCGAACGGGCGGTTCTCCCGCATCGGCTCCTCGTGCCCCGTGAGCTCGTCGAGGGTGGTGAGGAGGGTCCACGCCTTCCCGTCGACGATGCGGACGTGGCCGGAGCCGCGGCCCACCGCCGTCGCGAAGGTGAACCAGGCCTCGGTGACGCCGTCGGCCTCGGCCGGCTCCGCCGACAGCTCCCACCGCGACGGGTCGGTGCCCTCGAGGGTGTTCTCGAGCAGGTCGCGGACACCGGCGTGGTGCTCGACCGTCTTCAGGTTCCAGGTGAAGGA
Proteins encoded in this window:
- a CDS encoding NAD(P)/FAD-dependent oxidoreductase, which gives rise to MTTTQEKSAARTTAEGWLDAFGEALAARDVDRAVSLFAEQSYWRDLVSFTWNLKTVEHHAGVRDLLENTLEGTDPSRWELSAEPAEADGVTEAWFTFATAVGRGSGHVRIVDGKAWTLLTTLDELTGHEEPMRENRPFGTEHGANPDRVTWKERREEELSELGRTRDPEVVIIGGGQGGIALGARLRQLGVPTIIVERNERPGDSWRRRYKSLALHDPVWYDHLPYLKFPDNWPVFAPKDKIGDWLEFYTRIMELNYWGSTTARSAEFDEATGRWTVVVDRAGEEVTLRPRQVVVALGVSGKPNVPDFPGREQFRGEVQHSSQHPGPDAYQGKKVVVIGSNNSAFDICGALWEVGADVTMVQRSSTHIIKSDTLMEYGLGDLYSERAVKAGVDTYTADMIFASLPYRIMAQFQKPAYDKAREVDADFYQRLTDAGFELDFGDDDSGLFMKYLRRGSGYYIDVGAAELVADGKVKLVRGQMQEFTEKGVRLTGSDGATVELDADLVVFATGYRSMNGLAADIVGQDVADKVGKVWGLGSDTTKDPGPWEGEQRNMWKPTQQQNLWFHGGNLHQSRFYSLYLALQLKARQEGISTPVYALQERHHLS